In Lineus longissimus chromosome 7, tnLinLong1.2, whole genome shotgun sequence, a genomic segment contains:
- the LOC135491029 gene encoding uncharacterized protein LOC135491029 isoform X1: MSGANICDTEKYKSASGLFETCSNSCGTKNENCKTFCKGCYEYLYAKADTETTALPAFTSPSTAVTNPTTAVDTTTALFPPCDETTLTVMKSVLIPIITIMTIAFVVIFLLILASRKYNERVQNFWKTLLGIEHDARGPNPEEMRRLTNENQEQDSQGPEGQGTHSDSQQPPTTQSGSSERRAVPGCPQQNPGDPSADELGEGDPYPGNIEVPPTPSTDAQPSTTPQSGTLERGEVHEYG, translated from the exons ATGTCCGGAGCAAATATCTGTGATACTGAGAAATACAAGAGTGCCTCTGGACTTTTTGAAACATGCAGCAATTCATGTGGCACTAAAAATGAAAACTGCAAGACATTTTGTAAAG GTTGCTATGAATACCTCTACGCCAAGGCGGACACTGAAACAACTGCTCTACCTGCTTTTACATCCCCATCTACAGCAGTAACCAACCCAACTACAGCAGTCGACACAACTACTGCACTATTTCCTCCATGTGATGAAACCACACTTACAgtgatgaaatcagttctgaTTCCTATAATTACTATAATGACCATTGCTTTCGTTGTCATCTTCCTGCTGATACTAGCTAGCCGGAAATACAATGAGCGCGTTCAGAACTTTTGGAAGACGTTGTTAG GTATTGAACATGATGCAAGAGGACCGAATCCTGAAGAGATGCGTCGTTTGACTAATGAAAACCAAGAACAGGATAGTCAAGGGCCTGAAGGGCAGGGCACACATTCAGATTCCCAACAGCCACCTACTACACAGAGTGGGAGCTCGGAGAGACGAGCAGTGCCTG GTTGCCCACAACAAAACCCTGGAGATCCATCAGCAGACGAACTCGGAGAAGGGGACCCGTATCCGGGTAATATAGAGGTGCCACCCACACCATCAACTGATGCCCAACCATCAACTACTCCACAGAGTGGAACCTTGGAGAGAGGAGAAGTGCACGAATATGGTTAG
- the LOC135490751 gene encoding uncharacterized protein LOC135490751 → MSGANICDTEKYKSASGLFETCSNSCGTKNENCKTFCKGCYEYLYAKADTETTALPAFTSPSTAVTNPTTAVDTTTALCPPCDETTLIVLESVLIPIIFLAIVAVIVGLILASRKYERVQNFWKKLLGIEHDARGPNPEEMRRLTNENQEQDSQGPEGQGTHSDSQQPPTTQSGTSERRAVPGCPQQNPGDPSADELGEREL, encoded by the exons ATGTCCGGAGCAAATATCTGTGATACTGAGAAATACAAGAGTGCCTCTGGACTTTTTGAAACATGCAGCAATTCATGTGGCACTAAAAATGAAAACTGCAAGACATTTTGTAAAG GTTGCTATGAATACCTCTACGCCAAGGCGGACACTGAAACAACTGCTCTACCTGCTTTTACATCCCCATCTACAGCAGTAACCAACCCAACTACAGCAGTCGACACAACTACTGCACTATGTCCTCCATGTGATGAAACCACACTTATAGTGCTGGAATCAGTTCTGATTCCTATAATTTTCCTTGCCATTGTTGCCGTCATCGTCGGTCTGATACTAGCTAGCCGGAAATACGAGCGCGTTCAGAACTTTTGGAAGAAGTTGTTAG GTATTGAACATGATGCAAGAGGACCGAATCCTGAAGAGATGCGTCGTTTGACTAATGAAAACCAAGAACAGGATAGTCAAGGGCCTGAAGGGCAGGGCACACATTCAGATTCCCAACAGCCACCTACTACACAGAGTGGGACCTCGGAGAGACGAGCAGTGCCTG GTTGCCCACAACAAAACCCTGGAGATCCATCAGCAGACGAACTCGGAGAAAGGGAACTGTAA
- the LOC135491029 gene encoding uncharacterized protein LOC135491029 isoform X2: MSGANICDTEKYKSASGLFETCSNSCGTKNENCKTFCKGIEHDARGPNPEEMRRLTNENQEQDSQGPEGQGTHSDSQQPPTTQSGSSERRAVPGCPQQNPGDPSADELGEGDPYPGNIEVPPTPSTDAQPSTTPQSGTLERGEVHEYG; this comes from the exons ATGTCCGGAGCAAATATCTGTGATACTGAGAAATACAAGAGTGCCTCTGGACTTTTTGAAACATGCAGCAATTCATGTGGCACTAAAAATGAAAACTGCAAGACATTTTGTAAAG GTATTGAACATGATGCAAGAGGACCGAATCCTGAAGAGATGCGTCGTTTGACTAATGAAAACCAAGAACAGGATAGTCAAGGGCCTGAAGGGCAGGGCACACATTCAGATTCCCAACAGCCACCTACTACACAGAGTGGGAGCTCGGAGAGACGAGCAGTGCCTG GTTGCCCACAACAAAACCCTGGAGATCCATCAGCAGACGAACTCGGAGAAGGGGACCCGTATCCGGGTAATATAGAGGTGCCACCCACACCATCAACTGATGCCCAACCATCAACTACTCCACAGAGTGGAACCTTGGAGAGAGGAGAAGTGCACGAATATGGTTAG